The Pedobacter cryoconitis genome includes a window with the following:
- a CDS encoding 5-formyltetrahydrofolate cyclo-ligase, producing MNKTEIRKQEAKRRKELNPEQVYALSGKLLEQFATLDLSAVKTLHIFLPIAEKNEPDTFLFIEWLKTHHPQLKIIVPRADFKTSLMTHHHYKGEQELLKSSFNILEPVNEEEYQGEIDLVIVPLLAFDDRGYRVGYGKGFYDRFLEGRNTLKVGLSFFKSVGIIADTHENDIRLNLCITPDQVIYFKD from the coding sequence ATGAATAAAACAGAAATCAGGAAACAGGAAGCGAAAAGAAGAAAAGAACTTAACCCGGAGCAAGTTTATGCGCTGAGTGGAAAATTACTCGAACAATTTGCTACGCTTGACCTGAGTGCTGTAAAAACACTTCATATCTTCCTTCCAATTGCTGAAAAGAATGAACCGGATACCTTTTTATTTATTGAATGGCTTAAAACGCATCATCCGCAGTTAAAAATAATTGTACCCCGTGCAGATTTTAAAACTTCTTTAATGACGCATCATCATTATAAGGGAGAACAAGAGCTTTTAAAGAGTTCTTTTAATATTCTGGAGCCAGTTAACGAAGAAGAGTATCAGGGAGAAATAGACCTTGTTATTGTGCCTTTACTGGCATTTGATGATCGGGGTTACCGGGTCGGATATGGCAAAGGATTCTATGACCGGTTTTTAGAGGGACGAAATACCCTGAAAGTGGGTTTATCTTTTTTCAAAAGCGTGGGCATCATTGCTGATACCCACGAAAATGATATTCGCCTTAATCTTTGTATAACACCAGATCAGGTAATCTATTTTAAGGATTAA
- the efp gene encoding elongation factor P, protein MAKASEVKSGNILRFNGELIVVEEFLHRTPGNLRAFYQARMRNIKSGKLVEYRFRTDEEVTICRVETNDYQYLYEDGEFLVVMDNSSFEQFNIPKSLFGDQIKFLKEGMNVVIAFESEEPISAQTPQHVELEVTYTEPAVKGDTSTSALKYATVGADVEIKVPMFINQGDKVKVDTRTGEYIERVK, encoded by the coding sequence ATGGCAAAAGCATCAGAAGTGAAAAGCGGTAATATTCTTCGTTTCAATGGAGAATTAATAGTAGTAGAAGAGTTTCTACACCGGACTCCTGGAAATTTAAGAGCTTTTTACCAGGCAAGAATGAGGAACATTAAAAGCGGCAAATTAGTCGAGTATAGGTTCCGCACAGATGAAGAGGTAACGATTTGCCGGGTAGAGACAAATGATTATCAATATTTATACGAAGATGGAGAATTCCTCGTTGTAATGGATAACAGTTCTTTTGAACAATTTAACATCCCAAAATCATTATTTGGGGATCAGATTAAATTCTTAAAAGAAGGCATGAATGTTGTAATAGCATTCGAGAGTGAAGAGCCGATTTCGGCACAAACTCCCCAGCATGTTGAGCTGGAAGTTACCTACACAGAGCCCGCTGTTAAAGGGGACACTTCAACAAGTGCATTGAAATATGCGACCGTTGGAGCAGATGTTGAAATAAAAGTGCCGATGTTTATCAATCAAGGCGATAAGGTTAAGGTTGATACACGTACAGGTGAATATATAGAAAGAGTAAAATAA
- a CDS encoding S8 family serine peptidase, with amino-acid sequence MIKTDRYFIQLVMIAFMLFAVNSVFAQTDGKIKANWQNLDLKTDSVFGISMEKAYTQLLSGKKATPVIVAVIDGGVDINHEDLKSVIWTNLKEIPGNGIDDDKNGFIDDIHGWNFYSAAVGEDTQAEMLSVHNKIEKTKKDQEILNHMLQKMGKPIPTVDDFKNYVPGSPEELKMQTAMITGLKIYPDFVSKGRVKLKKAADFYKMQLAYYEKKDYDPIPGGPSSIHGTHVAGIIAAVRNNNVGTNGVADQVKLMVIRATPGIDPFKETADSATIYALGGTEENKNIKAIADAIHYAADNGAKVINMSFGIPLATRPATIYEAIRYAVSKDILIVHAAGNTGENLDKMDNLIPDRKTLEGQVIAPYWIEVGASDSKNDQKLATEFSNYGKNSVDVYAPGVDITSTVLRSTYDENSGTSMAAPVVTGLAAVIIEYYPKLTAVQVKEVIMKSVIHEDVLKDKCVSGGVVNAYNALSYIDKY; translated from the coding sequence ATGATAAAAACGGATCGGTATTTCATTCAACTGGTGATGATAGCTTTTATGCTATTCGCTGTAAATTCTGTATTTGCGCAAACTGATGGAAAGATTAAGGCTAATTGGCAAAATCTGGATTTGAAAACAGACAGTGTTTTTGGGATCAGCATGGAAAAGGCTTATACACAGTTGCTAAGTGGAAAGAAAGCGACACCTGTCATTGTTGCAGTAATTGATGGTGGGGTTGATATTAATCACGAAGACCTCAAATCTGTCATTTGGACGAATCTTAAGGAGATCCCAGGCAATGGTATAGATGATGATAAAAATGGTTTTATAGATGATATTCATGGCTGGAATTTCTATAGTGCAGCCGTAGGAGAAGATACTCAGGCTGAAATGTTATCTGTACACAACAAGATAGAAAAAACGAAAAAGGATCAGGAAATATTAAATCATATGTTGCAGAAAATGGGCAAGCCTATTCCAACTGTTGATGATTTTAAGAATTATGTACCCGGCAGCCCAGAGGAACTTAAAATGCAGACGGCAATGATTACTGGCTTGAAAATTTATCCGGATTTTGTTTCCAAAGGAAGGGTCAAACTGAAAAAAGCGGCTGATTTCTATAAGATGCAGTTGGCATATTATGAAAAAAAGGATTATGACCCAATACCGGGTGGACCTTCTAGTATACATGGTACTCATGTGGCAGGTATTATTGCTGCAGTTCGTAATAATAATGTTGGTACTAACGGAGTCGCAGATCAGGTGAAATTGATGGTTATTCGTGCAACTCCTGGTATCGACCCGTTCAAAGAGACGGCGGATTCAGCAACTATCTACGCATTAGGCGGAACTGAAGAGAATAAGAATATTAAGGCAATAGCTGACGCTATTCATTATGCAGCTGATAATGGAGCAAAGGTAATCAATATGAGTTTTGGAATACCGTTAGCCACAAGACCTGCTACAATCTATGAAGCAATAAGATATGCCGTTAGCAAAGATATTTTGATTGTTCATGCCGCTGGTAATACCGGGGAAAATCTGGATAAGATGGATAATCTTATCCCTGATAGGAAAACTTTGGAAGGTCAGGTTATAGCTCCTTACTGGATAGAAGTTGGAGCCTCAGATTCTAAAAATGATCAAAAATTAGCTACTGAATTTTCCAATTATGGTAAAAATAGCGTAGATGTTTATGCGCCGGGGGTTGATATTACTTCTACGGTACTTCGTTCTACCTATGATGAAAATAGTGGTACTAGTATGGCTGCTCCTGTAGTTACGGGGCTCGCTGCGGTCATCATAGAGTACTATCCGAAATTAACAGCAGTACAAGTTAAAGAAGTTATCATGAAGTCGGTTATTCATGAAGATGTTTTGAAAGATAAGTGTGTTTCTGGTGGAGTGGTAAACGCATATAATGCGTTATCGTATATTGACAAATACTAA
- a CDS encoding exodeoxyribonuclease III codes for MKILSYNVNGIRAASTKNFVGWLQSTDADMICLQEVKALPSQIPEIIGLIENLGYHHYWFAAEKKGYSGVAIFSKIKPNHVEYGCGEEWIDKEGRILRADFDTFSLMSVYLPSGSSGDERQVKKYEFMAYFEKYITKLRETYPNLIISGDYNICHTAIDIHNPKSNANSSGFLPEEREWMGLFLEAGFIDTFRHLNKDPHHYTWWSYRAGSRGKNLGWRIDYHLATQPMLDRIKDVKILSDAIHSDHCPILLELTS; via the coding sequence ATGAAAATACTTTCTTACAACGTGAACGGAATCCGTGCTGCCTCTACAAAAAACTTTGTAGGCTGGCTGCAATCAACGGATGCAGATATGATTTGTCTTCAGGAAGTGAAAGCCCTTCCTTCTCAAATTCCGGAGATAATTGGTCTAATTGAGAACCTGGGTTATCATCATTACTGGTTTGCTGCAGAAAAAAAGGGATACAGTGGAGTCGCTATATTTTCAAAAATCAAACCTAATCACGTTGAATACGGATGTGGTGAAGAATGGATAGACAAAGAAGGACGCATTTTAAGGGCTGATTTTGACACTTTCTCTTTGATGAGCGTATATTTGCCATCCGGATCATCCGGAGACGAGAGACAGGTTAAGAAGTATGAATTCATGGCTTATTTCGAGAAGTACATCACCAAACTCCGTGAAACTTATCCGAACCTGATCATTTCCGGCGATTATAATATCTGTCACACTGCAATTGATATTCATAACCCTAAATCCAATGCAAATTCTTCTGGTTTCCTTCCTGAGGAAAGAGAGTGGATGGGCTTGTTCCTGGAAGCTGGTTTTATTGACACCTTCAGACACTTGAACAAAGATCCTCATCATTACACATGGTGGAGCTACAGAGCAGGTTCAAGAGGCAAGAACCTGGGCTGGCGTATCGATTATCATTTAGCGACGCAACCTATGCTTGACCGGATTAAAGACGTAAAGATTTTGTCTGATGCCATACATTCTGACCATTGTCCGATTTTATTAGAACTTACGTCATAA